The Magnolia sinica isolate HGM2019 chromosome 9, MsV1, whole genome shotgun sequence genome contains a region encoding:
- the LOC131255507 gene encoding ankyrin repeat-containing protein BDA1-like, giving the protein MDARLHEAALMGDVDSLTRLLAGNAHILDKAADFSRTPLHIAALFGHVEFAKAILSRNPELASVLDSEQSSPLHLAAVKGHLEMVKELLKIGPDMCLVCDKDGRTPLHAAALKGRVEVVKELVHAKGIATRVLTGRREPILHLCVNHNRFESAKSLLEYAWNCGDDEFVKMKDDDDNTILHLAVAKKHFPLTKFLLTKTKMREDVNALSVDGLTALDILLDNRSDSMDMKLEGILQGAGAIRGGMLHFTGDNWAIERLPPTKNRWKKGELMVVATLISTITFQAGINPPCGFWQDDNEDLQDSSKIHSAGGSIMAHKYSGLYILFTIFIVVAFIASLIVILLLASGFPLKLRALVMITWLSMSSMIVAYGLAIFTITTGEPFPFGYIILGSLLGWLLLNGLLFAAHSFHSIIRFLRKLISLIYVYIYRNKPLLMNVTNVNVGHDDVEICIKQD; this is encoded by the exons atggatgcTAGGCTTCATGAAGCAGCTCTAATGGGGGATGTTGATTCCTTAACAAGATTGCTTGCAGGAAATGCTCATATTCTCGATAAAGCCGCTGATTTTTCCCGGACCCCTTTGCACATAGCTGCTCTATTTGGGCACGTTGAGTTTGCAAAGGCAATCTTAAGTAGAAATCCGGAACTTGCCAGCGTATTAGACTCTGAACAATCCTCGCCTTTGCACTTGGCAGCAGTGAAAGGGCATTTAGAGATGGTAAAAGAGCTCTTGAAGATCGGCCCTGATATGTGCCTTGTTTGTGATAAAGATGGAAGGACTCCTCTCCATGCAGCAGCACTCAAAGGCCGGGTGGAGGTGGTGAAGGAGCTAGTTCATGCAAAGGGAATAGCAACTCGGGTTTTGACAGGTCGCAGGGAGCCAATTTTGCACCTGTGTGTGAATCATAACCGCTTTGAGTCCGCCAAGTCGCTGTTAGAGTATGCATGGAATTGTGGAGATGATGAGTTTGTGAAAATGAAGGATGATGATGACAACACCATCCTCCATCTCGCGGTTGCTAAGAAGCATTTCCCG CTCACGAAGTTTTTGCTCACAAAAACTAAGATGAGGGAGGATGTGAATGCCTTGAGCGTGGACGGTCTCACAGCCTTGGATATTTTACTGGATAACCGTAGCGACTCGATGGATATGAAACTTGAAGGGATACTCCAAGGCGCTGGAGCTATAAGAGGAGGAATGTTACATTTCACGGGAGACAATTGGGCAATTGAACGATTGCCTCCTACCAAGAATAGGTGGAAGAAGGGTGAATTAATGGTGGTTGCAACATTGATCTCTACTATCACATTCCAAGCTGGAATCAACCCTCCCTGTGGGTTTTGGCAGGATGATAATGAGGATTTGCAGGACAGTTCTAAAATCCACAGTGCAGGGGGGTCGATCATGGCCCATAAATATTCAGGCCTATACATATTATTCACAATTTTCATTGTGGTAGCGTTCATTGCATCATTGATAGTAATCTTATTGTTGGCAAGTGGATTTCCTCTCAAGCTACGTGCCTTGGTGATGATCACATGGTTGAGCATGTCTTCAATGATCGTTGCTTATGGGCTAGCCATTTTTACAATCACCACTGGAGAACCCTTTCCTTTTGGCTACATCATTCTCGGTTCATTACTTGGGTGGCTCTTATTGAATGGTCTACTCTTTGCAGCACATTCCTTTCACTCCATTATAAGGTTTTTGAGGAAACTTATATCCctcatatatgtgtatatatacagAAACAAGCCACTGTTAATGAATGTGACCAATGTTAATGTTGGGCACGATGATGTTGAGATCTGCATTAAACAAGACTAA